The following proteins come from a genomic window of Montipora foliosa isolate CH-2021 chromosome 2, ASM3666993v2, whole genome shotgun sequence:
- the LOC137990829 gene encoding uncharacterized protein, which yields MSDRDVRATSPQLLVEVTPLNQYGFIENSGRNEVLDCENESGPTEVVEKRTAFVFKALQCAGLIGGERSRKFALLVSVTMWLPPISLAVCVSKNPIMSSPSGLPTVLLFSGLALSHHFGALYGFRNQERLRRNIYLAFQRANFCRTCVIVTVVFGILTLPYLALLVYLYVMQPIRPVPWLQITVVYFFGYIYCALASVGINLAFSTACSVIKIRINDFKRKFQTWSEGLSEAMTEYQELCDFMQEEIDAIKWWLRVNVICFFVLWLVNFHLWQILASREGEADIVRLVFYNCSWSNPLPMSELWLPSRLITVCEILFSSLVFFFFMSPLFWAAMVTVHCNRFREWVNRTQVRTDERPLGNFSVTSLDFFINRVQMATYFAFRLFGINVTKVLISVTGFMTTVQFVLTIATKKLFASWCSRGFDTTVIKRRRRQFYFKN from the coding sequence ATGTCAGACCGTGATGTTAGGGCAACTTCTCCTCAACTACTTGTCGAGGTCACTCCGTTGAACCAATACGGCTTTATTGAAAACAGCGGAAGGAACGAGGTGTTAGACTGTGAAAACGAAAGTGGGCCTACCGAGGTTGTGGAGAAAAGAACGGCGTTTGTTTTCAAAGCGTTGCAATGTGCGGGTCTGATCGGAGGAGAGAGATCAAGAAAGTTTGCCCTTCTTGTCTCTGTGACAatgtggttacctccaatttctCTTGCTGTTTGTGTCTCGAAGAATCCCATTATGTCTTCTCCCAGCGGTCTGCCGACAGTGCTTCTGTTCTCTGGCCTAGCACTCTCACATCATTTCGGTGCTCTTTACGGGTTCAGAAATCAAGAACGATTGCGAAGGAATATTTACTTGGCTTTTCAGCGAGCGAACTTTTGCCGGACGTGTGTAATCGTGACAGTCGTATTTGGGATTCTAACGTTACCGTATCTTGCCTTGCTTGTGTATCTTTATGTCATGCAACCCATTCGTCCCGTGCCATGGCTTCAAATCACGGTAGTTTACTTTTTCGGTTACATTTACTGCGCGTTGGCAAGCGTGGGGATAAATCTGGCGTTTAGTACAGCCTGCTCCGTTATCAAAATCAGAATAAACGATttcaagagaaaatttcaaacaTGGTCTGAGGGCCTGAGCGAGGCAATGACCGAGTATCAAGAACTGTGTGATTTCATGCAGGAAGAAATCGACGCAATCAAGTGGTGGTTGCGGGTAAatgttatttgcttttttgtccTATGGCTGGTCAACTTCCACCTCTGGCAAATCCTGGCCTCCAGAGAGGGTGAAGCGGATATAGTCAGGCTGGTGTTTTATAACTGCTCATGGTCAAATCCTCTTCCGATGTCAGAGCTCTGGCTGCCAAGTCGCCTCATCACCGTCTGCGAGATACTCTTTTCTAGcttggttttcttcttctttatgtCGCCGCTGTTTTGGGCTGCAATGGTGACGGTGCACTGTAACAGATTTCGTGAGTGGGTGAACCGTACGCAGGTGCGGACGGATGAGAGACCTCTGGGTAATTTCAGTGTAACCTCGTTGGATTTCTTCATCAATCGTGTTCAGATGGCAACGTACTTTGCGTTCAGACTGTTCGGCATCAACGTGACTAAGGTGCTAATATCCGTGACTGGTTTCATGACAACGGTGCAATTTGTTTTGACCATCGCAACCAAGAAACTGTTTGCCTCGTGGTGTTCGAGGGGTTTTGACACGACTGTCATAAAACGAAGACGAagacaattttatttcaaaaactga
- the LOC137991712 gene encoding uncharacterized protein: MAGFLGFWDTFQYAVDGNTGISAIEKFTYLKSCVTSNAESAIAGLPLTADNYKVAIDILKDRFGKPQLLISNYMNALLKLQSVNSVHETKKLRELFDKIEINIRGLNALGVESRSFGNLLVPVVMEKIPSELRLVVSRKFGSEESWNLDALLSALKTELEARERCTAMKTSGANANTPRFEQYRARSKQPHSASALYTGSEEFTQQCVFCKKNHKSINCMTITEPKARRTILRRNGKCFVCLKGGHISTNCPSKAKCFNCDHVTP; this comes from the coding sequence ATGGCAGGGTTTCTGGGATTCTGGGACACATTTCAATATGCTGTCGATGGAAATACTGGCATCTCGGCCATTGAAAAATTCACCTATCTGAAGAGTTGTGTAACAAGCAATGCTGAATCCGCGATTGCTGGACTGCCTCTGACCGCAGACAATTATAAAGTAGCCATTGACATTCTTAAGGACCGATTTGGTAAACCGCAGTTGCTGATATCAAATTATATGAATGCCTTATTGAAACTTCAATCTGtcaattcagtgcatgaaacaaagaaattacGTGAATTGTTTGACAAGATTGAAATCAACATTCGAGGTTTGAATGCGTTAGGAGTTGAATCACGGTCCTTTGGGAATTTATTGGTCCCAGTCGTGATGGAAAAAATCCCCTCAGAGTTACGATTGGTTGTAAGCCGTAAGTTTGGCAGTGAGGAATCATGGAATCTTGATGCCTTGTTGAGTGCACTGAAAACTGAGTTGGAAGCCAGGGAAAGATGTACTGCAATGAAGACAAGTGGTGCAAATGCCAATACACCCAGGTTTGAACAGTACAGAGCAAGAAGCAAACAACCCCATTCTGCCTCTGCCCTTTATACAGGCAGTGAGGAATTCACTCAACAATGTGTTTTTTGCAAGAAGAATCACAAGTCAATTAACTGCATGACCATCACTGAACCGAAAGCTAGGAGAACAATTCTGAGACGAAATGGCAAGTGTTTTGTGTGCCTGAAGGGTGGCCATATCTCCACAAATTGTCCGTCAAAGGCAAAATGCTTTAACTGTGACCATGTAACACCTTAA
- the LOC137991713 gene encoding uncharacterized protein has translation MHVSNNANSVLLQVAQAFVCRPDNQQLGLNAHVIFDSCSQRSYITSKACEQLNLPTIGKETLLIKTFGDNSASVKECDVVQLCVRTLDEMNVYITSYVVPVICIPVSNQRSRTTLECYPYLQGLRLACDTSDSVSVDVLIGADYYWSFFTGNIIKGDPYGPVALETNLGWVLSGPTMCSTLTRSCTVNLSSTHVLKIESTEISDMKDDLQKFWDLETLGIKEHETSVYDKFSNDITFNGKRYQVKLPFKDNHPMLPDNYTVALRRLTTTIKKLKNQPEILKQYDGVIREQLPSGVVEMVPQDQIPPPGDVHYLPHRTVVRLDRDTTKVRVVYDASYKVFGPSLNDCLHIGPSLNPLLFDILLRFRVHEVALTADIEKAFLNIEIDPEHRDFVRFLWVEDPNKESPEVMVLRFAFIYKYRS, from the coding sequence ATGCACGTTAGCAACAATGCCAACTCTGTGTTGTTACAGGTAGCCCAAGCCTTTGTTTGCAGACCAGATAACCAACAACTTGGATTGAATGCCCATGTGATATTTGATTCCTGTAGCCAGAGATCATACATAACCAGTAAGGCATGTGAACAATTGAACCTACCAACCATTGGTAAGGAGACACTTTTGATCAAAACATTTGGAGATAACTCAGCCTCTGTGAAGGAATGTGATGTTGTGCAACTGTGTGTCAGAACATTGGATGAAATGAATGTGTATATCACTTCATATGTTGTACCAGTAATTTGCATCCCAGTGTCCAATCAACGGTCTCGAACCACGTTGGAATGCTACCCCTACTTGCAGGGTCTACGACTTGCATGTGATACAAGTGATTCTGTCAGTGTTGATGTGCTGATAGGAGCAGATTATTACTGGTCGTTTTTTACTGGGAACATCATTAAAGGAGATCCCTATGGACCAGTAGCCCTTGAAACCAATTTAGGTTGGGTTTTATCAGGACCAACTATGTGCTCAACATTGACAAGGTCATGCACTGTGAATCTGAGTTCCACGCATGTGTTAAAGATAGAGTCCACAGAGATAAGTGATATGAAGGATGAtctgcagaaattttgggacTTAGAAACTTTGGGCATTAAGGAACATGAAACTTCAGTctatgacaagttttcaaatgacatcaCATTTAATGGAAAGAGATACCAGGTCAAGTTACCATTCAAGGATAATCACCCCATGTTACCAGACAATTATACAGTGGCATTGCGTAGACTGACAACAACAATCAAGAAGCTCAAGAACCAACCAGAAATTCTGAAGCAGTATGATGGTGTGATTAGAGAGCAACTGCCAAGTGGTGTGGTTGAAATGGTACCACAAGATCAAATACCACCGCCTGGAGATGTCCACTATCTTCCACACAGGACAgtagtgagacttgacagagaTACAACTAAGGTTAGAGTTGTATACGATGCCTCATATAAGGTGTTTGGGCCTAGTTTAAATGACTGTCTGCACATTGGACCTTCTCTTAATCCCTTGCTATTTGACATTTTGCTGAGATTCAGAGTCCATGAAGTTGCCCTAACTGCAGACATTGAGAAGGCGTTTTTGAACATTGAGATTGACCCTGAACACAGGGACTTTGTGAGATTTTTATGGGTTGAAGATCCGAATAAGGAAAGTCCAGAAGTCATGGTACTACGTTTTGCATTCATTTACAAGTATAGGAGTTGA